One Penaeus vannamei isolate JL-2024 chromosome 27, ASM4276789v1, whole genome shotgun sequence genomic window carries:
- the LOC113800713 gene encoding uncharacterized protein isoform X3, with the protein MATEGRGMKAASLQGTDRGHIISLFHKHVCPKHRRDYRDNRRGKIMIAQRSKREKGSVDENWKKMVMDSKERSLSSSNASDYASAERLKPPPSCINTERKTIKLGGFNKTSASNMDFIVVKRRSSEDSDQGPEKLRKMSGERDSEQNKRKDNEDHENSKKMRKDTEDENDKTSQENGKKMKHDRKPITWP; encoded by the exons CGAGGAATGAAAGCAGCTTCACTCCAGGGAACAGATAGAGGTCACATAATAAGCCTCTTCCACAAACATGTTTGCCCTAAACATCGACGGGACTACCGAGATAATAGGAGGGGGAAGATCATGATTGCacagagaagtaaaagagaaaaaggctcTGTTGATGAAAATTGGAAAAA GATGGTCATGGATTCCAAAGAAagatcactgtcatcatcaaatGCCTCTGACTATGCCAGTGCTGAACGCCTCAAGCCTCCTCCATCGTGCAttaacacagaaagaaagactaTTAAGTTAGGTGGTTTCAACAAGACTTCTGCATCGAATATGGACTTTATTGTGGTTAAGAGAAGAAGTTCAGAAGATAGTGACCAAGGACCtgaaaaattgagaaaaatgtCAGGAGAAAGAGACTCagagcagaataaaagaaaagataatgaggaCCATGAAAATTCcaagaagatgagaaaagatacagaggatgagaatgataag aCCTCacaggagaatgggaagaaaatgaaacatgACAGAAAGCCCATCACCTGGCCGTGA
- the LOC113800713 gene encoding uncharacterized protein isoform X2 — protein MARRGAAVEPPKEEQNALSYMQPEILPIQIMIDVLKERGMKAASLQGTDRGHIISLFHKHVCPKHRRDYRDNRRGKIMIAQRSKREKGSVDENWKKMVMDSKERSLSSSNASDYASAERLKPPPSCINTERKTIKLGGFNKTSASNMDFIVVKRRSSEDSDQGPEKLRKMSGERDSEQNKRKDNEDHENSKKMRKDTEDENDKTWK, from the exons ATGGCTCGGCGTGGTGCGGCGGTCGAGCCTCCCAAGGAAGAACAAAATGCTCTCAGCTACATGCAGCCGGAGATTCTGCCCATACAAATCATGATTGATGTGCTTAAAGAG CGAGGAATGAAAGCAGCTTCACTCCAGGGAACAGATAGAGGTCACATAATAAGCCTCTTCCACAAACATGTTTGCCCTAAACATCGACGGGACTACCGAGATAATAGGAGGGGGAAGATCATGATTGCacagagaagtaaaagagaaaaaggctcTGTTGATGAAAATTGGAAAAA GATGGTCATGGATTCCAAAGAAagatcactgtcatcatcaaatGCCTCTGACTATGCCAGTGCTGAACGCCTCAAGCCTCCTCCATCGTGCAttaacacagaaagaaagactaTTAAGTTAGGTGGTTTCAACAAGACTTCTGCATCGAATATGGACTTTATTGTGGTTAAGAGAAGAAGTTCAGAAGATAGTGACCAAGGACCtgaaaaattgagaaaaatgtCAGGAGAAAGAGACTCagagcagaataaaagaaaagataatgaggaCCATGAAAATTCcaagaagatgagaaaagatacagaggatgagaatgataag acatggaaataa
- the LOC113800713 gene encoding protein FAM133B isoform X1, which produces MARRGAAVEPPKEEQNALSYMQPEILPIQIMIDVLKERGMKAASLQGTDRGHIISLFHKHVCPKHRRDYRDNRRGKIMIAQRSKREKGSVDENWKKMVMDSKERSLSSSNASDYASAERLKPPPSCINTERKTIKLGGFNKTSASNMDFIVVKRRSSEDSDQGPEKLRKMSGERDSEQNKRKDNEDHENSKKMRKDTEDENDKTSQENGKKMKHDRKPITWP; this is translated from the exons ATGGCTCGGCGTGGTGCGGCGGTCGAGCCTCCCAAGGAAGAACAAAATGCTCTCAGCTACATGCAGCCGGAGATTCTGCCCATACAAATCATGATTGATGTGCTTAAAGAG CGAGGAATGAAAGCAGCTTCACTCCAGGGAACAGATAGAGGTCACATAATAAGCCTCTTCCACAAACATGTTTGCCCTAAACATCGACGGGACTACCGAGATAATAGGAGGGGGAAGATCATGATTGCacagagaagtaaaagagaaaaaggctcTGTTGATGAAAATTGGAAAAA GATGGTCATGGATTCCAAAGAAagatcactgtcatcatcaaatGCCTCTGACTATGCCAGTGCTGAACGCCTCAAGCCTCCTCCATCGTGCAttaacacagaaagaaagactaTTAAGTTAGGTGGTTTCAACAAGACTTCTGCATCGAATATGGACTTTATTGTGGTTAAGAGAAGAAGTTCAGAAGATAGTGACCAAGGACCtgaaaaattgagaaaaatgtCAGGAGAAAGAGACTCagagcagaataaaagaaaagataatgaggaCCATGAAAATTCcaagaagatgagaaaagatacagaggatgagaatgataag aCCTCacaggagaatgggaagaaaatgaaacatgACAGAAAGCCCATCACCTGGCCGTGA